A region of the Dreissena polymorpha isolate Duluth1 chromosome 6, UMN_Dpol_1.0, whole genome shotgun sequence genome:
TAAGTAACTAAAGGCTCTGTTTCAACACAATTCGTATTCTTTAGATTCCAATTAGAATGGATTCTCTGAGGTATGCTCTTTATACAAAATTATTCAAGATGAAGTTAATATGCATATTTAtctataaaatcataaataactAAGTTGGGCGTGTCTTTATTTACATGAATATTGACTTTTGAAAAGGGGACATCAAGACGGTGAGACTTATTTTAAATGGATGTGACTTTACAATGGAAGGGGGCCACATTTTTTAAAGGGTTGCAACTGGTTGTCATTGAACGAAATTaagactgaatattcaaatatataatgCGCCAATTCTGTGAGAGTAACACTATTCAAAATGTAAATGCATTCATAATTGTATGTAAAGCGAACGTTGAAAATTACTAAGGCAATGTTAAAAGATCAATTTGATCATTGGATGCTTTCCTTTACATTGGAATGATAACTTATTAGAAGGCTATTGACAGATTGACAGACATATGACACGCATGAAGTTACATCTGAACCgacttttgttgatatttatagAGCTTCGGGCTTATGTAGCAGAAAGAAAATAAAGCATTATTTGTAACTAACCTTACATTCCGATTGTGACattatgaaaacacatttatgtttCATGTTCTTAATTAtatgcttgttttaatttaacCGATAATGTGAAGAATTAAATTCAGTTTGATCCCAAAATGCAACCTTTATTGTATTTCATACAATACTAATATTGTTTTTACCGCTGCATAGTTTACCTACGGAATTTAAGAAAACATGTTCTTGGTCACATAGTCTGAACATTAATacacattaacaaatatatataccgCTATATACAGAGCATAACGACACAACAgaaatatgttacattttaacagGACTCAATAGTATACCATACAGTATTTATATGGAATGTTGATACACACCAGTTAAGTTTCATTTATCGGAATTTAAATAGTATAACATACACACTATatcaaaatgtattcaaatatatattataatttctaGAAGTTACTTTAAATGTAGTTAAAAACGGTAAATAATACATtcacaaaacatatgaaatgCAATGAAATTGAAAATTCATGAGCGATAAAACATGACAACAATActattcaatttaaataaatcggAAAAGTATTCTTGTTTAATGAACATGACCACACAAAGGCGCgtcaatattaaatatttgtgtacaaAGAATATTCACAAAGATAACGGTGTATAAGTCACATAACCCATTGTTGTTGATATCTTGTACAACTGAAGTTTCGAGGCGCCTATAGCATTGTTGGACACCGCTAACCTAGTGCTATCCTTAGACACACCTATGGTGAAGGGATACCACATATCCACTGGATAGGTGCCGAGAATTACACCATCAACACTCAGGTGCACGATGGAGTAGTTGCTCATACTGCACACCAACTGCTCTAGACGTACCCTTCACGGTGGCGTACATGAACACTGTGTGAGCGAACCTGTCAGTCAGCACCAAAGTGTTTTTGACTGGACATAGGTGCTCTTACTCTCATCTATTTTGGACGTCTTTATAGGAAACACGACTTTATCAAAGTCAGACTCCACACCGTCCACTGATAGCATTCTCACAGCACGTGGATCATCGTACGAACTCACGACCATTTGAGACGAAGACATTGAATAGAACCTGGAGGATGTTGAGATTTCTCTTGTCAGTCGGATGGTATTATCTGAACTAACAGACTGGAGACGTACTACTTTACCAAACGTTACACACAGTTTATTATAAGACACGCATACTACGCCATGTGGGTGATGCTTGAACTTATACGGTTTACCTAATTTGTGTAGTTGCTGATTCAGTATGATACATTTCCTGTTTACGTTATCCACAGCTACCAGTCTCCCGTCCGAAAGGAAATCCAGTCCAGTGATCCAAGGTTCCCTCTCATCATCTCCGGTCTTGTGTAGATCCACGGATACGAGGAGCTCAACGGAGAGTGGCCTTTGTATGGAGGGTAAGCTTATCGGGCTGGCATtcacttaaaaataatcataatGATCATAATATTAATAgttatgaatattattataatgataattgaataactattgaaattggggtcactaggtcaaaggtcaagttcactatcacactaagtgtgaaaatcctttccgatcaataactcgtcaacgaattgaccaatt
Encoded here:
- the LOC127833918 gene encoding uncharacterized protein LOC127833918, which codes for MTVSFPKEITTVLEMENNFIKLNCDWHKTVNASPISLPSIQRPLSVELLVSVDLHKTGDDEREPWITGLDFLSDGRLVAVDNVNRKCIILNQQLHKLGKPYKFKHHPHGVVCVSYNKLCVTFGKVVRLQSVSSDNTIRLTREISTSSRFYSMSSSQMVVSSYDDPRAVRMLSVDGVESDFDKVVFPIKTSKIDESKSTYVQSKTLWC